The following are from one region of the Williamwhitmania sp. genome:
- the pepT gene encoding peptidase T — MKNEILERFLRYIKIDTQSDESSSNYPSSEKQRMLGNLLIEELKTLGLKDVTVDKYGYIMATLPSNVSKKVPVIGFLAHMDTSPDMSGENVKPRIIENYDGSDIVLSKEKQLVMTTREFPELKKYVGQTIITTDGNTLLGADDKAGIAEIMAAVSYLLKHPEIKHGDIRIGFTHDEEIGHGVDFFDVKRFAADFAYTMDGGAIGEMEYENFNAAGAKIAIQGRNIHPGYAKDKMINAMLVAMELNSMLPVNERPEFTQDYDGFYHLIHMEGSVENATIQYIIRDHNRTKFETKKELLTSIIRLLNMKYGDTIVTIDMKDQYYNMKEKVEPHMHIVTTAVKAMEMANIKPLVVPIRGGTDGARLSYMGLPCPNIFAGGHNFHGKFEYVPLESMVKATEVIVNIVKLYAEA, encoded by the coding sequence ATGAAAAACGAAATACTTGAGCGTTTTCTGAGGTATATTAAAATTGACACCCAGAGCGACGAATCATCATCAAATTATCCAAGTTCAGAGAAACAAAGAATGCTTGGCAATCTCTTAATCGAAGAACTTAAAACTCTTGGTTTAAAGGATGTTACCGTTGATAAGTATGGCTACATAATGGCTACACTTCCTAGTAACGTTAGCAAAAAGGTGCCGGTAATTGGATTCCTTGCCCACATGGACACCAGCCCGGACATGAGCGGAGAAAACGTAAAGCCAAGGATCATTGAGAATTATGACGGTAGCGATATTGTTCTTAGCAAAGAAAAGCAGCTGGTAATGACCACACGGGAGTTTCCCGAGTTGAAGAAATATGTTGGCCAAACCATCATTACCACCGATGGCAATACGCTGCTCGGTGCTGACGACAAAGCTGGTATTGCTGAAATCATGGCTGCGGTTAGCTACCTTCTAAAGCATCCGGAGATAAAGCATGGTGATATTCGCATTGGCTTTACCCACGACGAGGAGATTGGACATGGTGTTGACTTCTTCGATGTGAAGCGTTTTGCCGCCGACTTTGCCTACACCATGGATGGTGGCGCAATCGGCGAGATGGAGTACGAAAACTTCAATGCAGCAGGGGCTAAGATTGCAATCCAGGGCAGGAACATCCACCCTGGCTATGCCAAGGACAAGATGATTAATGCCATGCTTGTAGCGATGGAACTAAATTCCATGCTTCCGGTTAATGAGCGTCCTGAGTTTACCCAAGATTACGATGGTTTTTACCACCTCATCCACATGGAGGGCAGTGTGGAAAATGCAACCATTCAGTATATTATCCGCGACCACAACCGTACAAAGTTTGAAACCAAGAAGGAGCTACTTACAAGCATTATCCGTCTTCTCAACATGAAGTATGGCGATACCATCGTGACCATTGACATGAAGGATCAATACTACAACATGAAAGAGAAGGTTGAGCCGCACATGCACATTGTTACCACCGCAGTAAAGGCAATGGAGATGGCCAACATTAAACCGCTCGTTGTTCCAATAAGAGGAGGTACAGATGGTGCTAGGTTATCCTACATGGGACTCCCCTGCCCCAATATCTTTGCAGGTGGTCACAACTTCCACGGAAAATTTGAGTACGTTCCGCTGGAGTCGATGGTAAAGGCAACAGAGGTAATTGTAAATATTGTAAAGCTTTACGCTGAAGCATAA